ATAACTAAAGATTTAATGGACTCTCCAGCAAGACGAAACAAGAAAAAAATATTGGGGTAGCAGCTTGCTAGAATTGCCTGAAGTTTTTTCGATTTCTGAAGAAGTCAATGGGACTTCCTGAAGCAGGTTTTTGGAAAGTGAAGTCTGCAAAATTTATGACATGGAAAAAGCAGACTTCACTAAATATTTTGGAGAAAGAAAAAAAGCCCCTTGCCGATTAGGCGAGGGTTTTTTCTTTTGCTTTTTTTTCGACTGATCTATGAAGCCTAAAGGCGGAATAGTTCGGGCGGAAATCCTTGCATAAGCAAGGATTTCGCCGTCTGCAAGACACCCTCGGAGAGCGTTTTGTTTTGATGCGCCAGTGTCATAACACAGAAAACGTTACTTTTGACAAAGTAACAAACGTGCTATGATGATTGCGAGGTGATTATATGGGTATGTCTGTGTCGGTAAAAAAATCTACTAGAATGACAAATATTAAACACAATAACAGAAAATTAAATGAAAGAAATGGAAAAAAATTCTCATATTGATACCAATCGTTCTGAAAGAAATGTTGATTTTACTCAAAAGAATTTAAAAGAATTTTACAAAGAAGAATTTGGAGAAGCTTTAGAAAATTATAATGAAAATCAAAAACGCAGTGATCGAAAATAAAAAATTATCATGACCATATAAAAAAAGGGAAAAAGACTGCTTTACAGCAAGAAATGATTATTCAAGTTGGAGATAAAAATGATTTTACTAGCGAGGAAAAACGGGACGAAGCAGTTTCGATTCTGACGGAATATTATCATGATTTTCAACTGCGAAATCCAAAGTTAAAAGTTTATAACGCAGTGATTCATAACGATGAAGCCAGTCCACATTTGCA
The sequence above is a segment of the Carnobacterium viridans genome. Coding sequences within it:
- a CDS encoding plasmid recombination protein; translation: MIIQVGDKNDFTSEEKRDEAVSILTEYYHDFQLRNPKLKVYNAVIHNDEASPHLHLNFCSSC